Proteins encoded together in one Vigna angularis cultivar LongXiaoDou No.4 chromosome 5, ASM1680809v1, whole genome shotgun sequence window:
- the LOC108340734 gene encoding phenylacetaldehyde reductase: MSSEGKLVCVTGASGYIASWIVKFLLQRGYTVRATVRNPNNLRKVEHLLKLEGAEERLHLLKADLLSENSFDSIVDGCDGVFHTASPFFNNVKDPQAELIDPAVKGTLNVLKSCAKSSSVKRVVLTSSVAAVAYNERPKTPEVVVDETWFSNSDYCRELKLWYLLSKTLAEEAAWKFSKENNLDLVSVNPAMVVGPLLQAELNTSAATILNLIDGSETFPNSTYGWINVKDVANAHIQAYEIASASGRYCLVERVAHFSELAKILKDLYPTYQIPEKSADDKPYVPTFQVSKEKAKSLGLEFIPLEVSLKETVESLKEKNFANF, from the exons ATGAGTAGTGAGGGAAAGTTGGTGTGTGTGACTGGTGCTTCAGGGTACATTGCTTCATGGATTGTGAAGTTCCTTCTTCAACGTGGTTACACCGTCAGAGCCACTGTTCGCAACCCAA ATAATCTTCGAAAGGTAGAACATTTGCTTAAACTTGAAGGTGCAGAGGAGAGACTGCACCTGTTAAAGGCCGATCTTTTGAGTGAAAATTCCTTTGACTCTATTGTTGATGGTTGCGATGGAGTTTTCCACACTGCTTCTCCCTTTTTCAACAACGTCAAAGACCCACAG GCTGAACTGATTGACCCTGCAGTGAAAGGAACTCTAAATGTTCTTAAATCATGTGCGAAATCATCATCTGTGAAACGAGTCGTTTTAACCTCTTCAGTGGCTGCTGTTGCATATAATGAAAGGCCTAAAACTCCGGAAGTTGTAGTTGATGAAACATGGTTTTCAAATTCAGATTATTGTAGGGAATTGAAG TTGTGGTACCTACTTTCAAAGACATTGGCTGAGGAAGCTGCCTGGAAATTTTCCAAAGAGAACAACCTTGACTTAGTTTCTGTTAACCCAGCAATGGTTGTCGGGCCACTGTTGCAAGCAGAGCTAAACACTAGTGCTGCTACAATTTTAAACCTAATAGATG GTTCAGAAACTTTTCCAAATAGTACTTACGGATGGATCAATGTGAAGGATGTTGCAAACGCTCATATCCAGGCTTATGAGATTGCTTCTGCAAGTGGAAGATATTGTTTAGTTGAGAGAGTGGCACATTTCTCCGAACTCGCCAAGATTTTGAAAGATCTATACCCAACATATCAGATTCCAGAAAA GTCTGCAGACGATAAGCCCTATGTACCAACATTTCAGGTTTCCAAAGAAAAGGCAAAATCATTGGGGCTTGAATTTATTCCTTTAGAAGTGAGTCTTAAAGAGACCGTGGAAAGtttgaaagaaaagaactttGCCAACTTTTAA
- the LOC108338801 gene encoding disease resistance protein RPP13 has protein sequence MADSVVSFVLDHLAQLAAREANLLYGVEDRVQSLQYELQMIKDLLNTTKRKKGMECTVLNQIRDVANLAEDVIDTFVAKVVIYKRRTILGRMLHGFGQARLIHHVAKKIDKIKTTLNEIRDNKDKYDAFKETNNQSEAEEAEEKERLQSLHKLRKDVEEEDVVGFVQVSTDVVMRLQEGGSNRKVVSIVGMGGLGKTTLARKVYNSDQVKNHFDCRAWVYVSNECRVRELLLGLLKHLMPSFEQPRRGNKRGKKNAEDVNSPSEEELKKQVLNCLESKKYLVVVDDLWKRQDWDEVQDAFPDNNRGSRILITSRLKEVALHAGDDVPHDLRFLSEEESWELFCRKVFKGENCPSDLETLGKQMVQSCRGLPLSVIVLAGMLAKKEKSHREWSKVVGHVNWYLTRDETQVKDIVLKLSYENLPRALKPCFLYLGLFPEDFEIPVMSLLQKWVAEGFIQDTGNRDPDDVAEDYLYELIDRSLVQVVRVKLNGGLATCQVHDLLRDLCISESKEDNMFEVCTDNNVVIPTKPRRLSIQSDMSHYISSSNNDHSCIRSLFFFGPEYGVYGREWKWLLDDFKLVRVLEFGPNSCEKIPSNLGNFIHLRYLRIDSMYVTSVPDSILNLWNLQTIDLGFWESESPISFPVQMRKLKHLRHLNTSRSLKLRGRCSELDEKMWNLQTISPLILNKQATSLLKKGTFPNIRRMNLCLKADEYKGEFPNLLPNLQQLRHLNKLIIDNVGDLLTSEVIFPPNITELSLLKIKCITDKGFNDLGNHSKIKILRLSGDEYAYPSRDSVDIHCVDDSFPQLEVLEIKYLPLGKWELGNGAMRRLQTVFIHRCPLLDTLPSKFCSLNGLRKVQITESRTGQIAHILRILETNNGVKVITENPPPIDKSDWIINIY, from the coding sequence ATGGCAGACAGTGTAGTTTCCTTTGTTTTAGATCACTTAGCCCAGCTTGCCGCACGCGAAGCTAACTTGCTGTATGGCGTGGAGGACAGAGTCCAGTCTCTCCAGTACGAACTTCAAATGATCAAAGACCTCCTCAATACCACAAAGAGAAAGAAGGGAATGGAATGTACTGTATTGAACCAAATCAGAGATGTGGCCAACTTGGCCGAGGATGTCATCGACACTTTCGTAGCAAAAGTTGTCATTTACAAGAGGAGAACCATTCTGGGGAGGATGCTCCATGGCTTTGGTCAAGCAAGGTTGATCCACCACGTAGCCAAAAAAATAGACAAGATCAAAACCACTCTCAATGAGATACGCGACAACAAGGACAAATATGATGCTTTCAAAGAAACCAATAATCAATCTGAAGCAGAAGAGGCGGAGGAGAAGGAAAGGTTGCAATCGTTGCACAAGCTAAGAAAAGACGTGGAGGAAGAAGATGTGGTTGGCTTTGTCCAGGTCTCCACGGATGTGGTCATGCGACTCCAGGAAGGTGGTTCAAATCGTAAAGTTGTCTCTATCGTTGGCATGGGGGGATTGGGGAAGACCACCCTTGCCCGAAAGGTCTATAATAGCGACCAGGTGAAGAACCACTTCGATTGTCGTGCGTGGGTTTATGTCTCAAACGAGTGCAGAGTTAGGGAGCTTTTGCTTGGCCTTCTTAAGCATTTGATGCCAAGTTTTGAACAACCACGCAGAGGCAACAAGAGAGGTAAGAAAAACGCCGAAGACGTTAACAGCCCGAGTGAGGAGGAGCTGAAGAAACAGGTGTTGAACTGCTTGGAGAGTAAAAAGTATCTTGTGGTGGTAGATGACTTGTGGAAAAGGCAGGATTGGGATGAGGTGCAAGATGCTTTTCCGGACAACAACAGAGGCAGCAGAATATTGATAACTAGTCGTTTGAAAGAGGTGGCCTTGCATGCTGGTGATGATGTTCCTCATGATCTTCGGTTCCTGAGCGAAGAAGAAAGTTGGGAGTTGTTTTGCAGGAAAGTGTTTAAGGGTGAAAACTGCCCTTCTGACTTGGAGACCCTGGGAAAGCAGATGGTTCAAAGTTGTCGTGGTTTGCCGCTCTCCGTCATTGTTTTAGCAGGGATGCTAGCCAAGAAGGAAAAGTCACATAGAGAATGGTCTAAAGTGGTAGGTCATGTTAACTGGTATCTCACTCGAGATGAAACCCAAGTGAAGGATATAGTTCTCAAACTCAGCTACGAGAACTTGCCAAGAGCATTAAAACCATGTTTTCTCTATCTTGGGTTATTTCCTGAAGATTTTGAAATACCTGTTATGTCATTATTGCAAAAATGGGTTGCAGAGGGTTTTATACAAGATACAGGAAATAGAGACCCAGATGATGTTGCGGAAGACTACTTGTACGAGCTCATCGATCGCAGTTTGGTCCAGGTAGTAAGAGTGAAGTTGAATGGAGGTTTGGCGACGTGTCAGGTTCATGATCTTCTTCGAGATCTTTGTATATCAGAGAGCAAAGAGGACAACATGTTTGAAGTTTGTACAGACAACAATGTTGTAATCCCTACCAAACCTCGTAGACTATCCATTCAGAGTGATATGAGTCACTACATTTCTTCAAGCAACAATGACCATTCATGTATTCGTTCCCTGTTTTTCTTTGGGCCAGAGTATGGTGTTTATGGGAGAGAGTGGAAATGGCTTTTGGACGACTTCAAATTGGTTCGAGTGTTAGAGTTTGGACCTAACAGCTGCGAAAAGATCCCTTCCAATTTAGGGAACTTCATCCACTTAAGGTACTTAAGAATAGACTCAATGTATGTTACATCTGTTCCAGATTCAATACTCAACCTTTGGAATCTACAAACCATAGACCTGGGTTTTTGGGAGAGTGAAAGTCCAATTTCTTTCCCTGTTCAAATGCGGAAACTCAAACATTTAAGGCATTTGAATACATCAAGGTCTCTCAAACTGCGAGGAAGATGTTCAGAATTAGATGAGAAGATGTGGAATCTTCAGACCATTTCTCCCCTTATACTCAATAAGCAAGCAACATCTTTACTAAAGAAAGGAACATTTCCCAATATTAGGAGGATGAATTTGTGCCTGAAGGCTGATGAGTATAAAGGTGAATTTCCCAATTTATTGCCGAACCTACAACAATTAAGgcatttgaataaattgattattgataatgTTGGGGACCTTCTAACCTCTGAGGTCATATTTCCCCCAAACATTACAGAGTTATCCTTGTTAAAGATTAAGTGCATCACTGATAAGGGGTTTAATGATCTGGGAAATCActccaaaatcaaaattttgagaCTTTCGGGAGATGAATATGCCTATCCATCCCGGGATTCCGTTGACATACATTGTGTGGATGACAGCTTCCCACAGCTGGAAGTAttggaaattaaatatttgCCACTTGGAAAGTGGGAATTAGGCAATGGTGCAATGCGAAGGCTTCAAACTGTGTTTATCCACCGTTGTCCACTATTAGATACTCTTCCAAGTAAATTTTGTTCTTTGAATGGATTGAGAAAAGTGCAAATAACGGAATCTCGCACGGGACAAATCGCTCACATCTTACGaattttagaaacaaataaTGGAGTCAAAGTCATTACAGAGAATCCTCCACCTATAGATAAGAGTGATTggattataaatatttactag
- the LOC108339488 gene encoding disease resistance protein RPP13, whose product MADSVVSFVLDHLAQLAAREANLLYGVEDRVQSLQYELQMIKDLLNTTKRKKGMEHTVVNQIRDVAHLAEDVIDTFVAKVSIYKRRTLLGRMLRGFGQARLLRHVADKIDKLKTTLNEIRDNKDKYDAFREATNQSAAEEEEEKERLQSLHKLRRDVEEEHVVGFVKDSKDVVKRLQEGGSNRKVVSIVGMGGLGKTTLARKVYNSSQVKHHFDCCAWVYVSNECRVKELLLGLLKQLLPNFQQQRSGNKKGKKSVEDVNNLSEEQLKKQVLKCLEKKRYLVVIDDLWKRWDWDEVQHAFPDNNRGSRILITSRLKEVALHAGDDVPHNLQFLSKEESWELFCRKVFKGENCPSDLETLGKQMVQSCRGLPLSVIVLAGLLAKKEKSHREWSKVVGHVNWYLTRDETQVKDIVLKLSYDNLPRALKPCFLYLGLFPEDFEIPVMSLLRQWVAEGFIQDTGNRDPDDVAEDYLYELIDRSLVQVPRVDWKGDLEKFQVHDLLRDLCISESKEEKVFEVCTDNNILIPTKPRRLSIHSNMGHYISSSNNDHSCIRSLFLFGPQYDAGGREWKWLLDECKLVRVLEFGSNCCHKIPSNLENFIHLRRIYRIARKMFRIR is encoded by the exons ATGGCAGACAGTGTAGTTTCCTTTGTTTTAGATCACTTAGCCCAGCTTGCCGCACGCGAAGCTAACTTGCTCTATGGCGTGGAAGACAGAGTCCAGTCTCTACAGTACGAACTTCAGATGATCAAAGACCTCCTTAATACCACAAAGAGAAAGAAGGGAATGGAACATACTGTTGTGAACCAAATCAGAGATGTGGCCCACTTAGCTGAGGATGTCATCGACACTTTCGTAGCCAAAGTTTCCATTTACAAGAGGAGAACCCTTCTGGGGAGGATGCTCCGTGGCTTTGGCCAAGCAAGGTTGCTCCGCCACGTAGCCGACAAAATAGACAAGCTCAAAACCACTCTCAACGAGATACGCGACAACAAGGATAAATATGATGCTTTCAGAGAAGCCACTAATCAATCCGCAgcagaagaagaggaggagaaggaaAGGTTGCAATCACTGCACAAGCTAAGAAGAGACGTGGAGGAAGAACACGTGGTTGGCTTTGTCAAGGACTCCAAGGATGTCGTCAAGCGACTCCAGGAAGGTGGTTCGAATCGTAAAGTTGTCTCTATCGTTGGCATGGGGGGGTTGGGGAAGACCACCCTTGCCCGAAAGGTCTATAATAGCAGTCAGGTGAAGCACCACTTTGATTGTTGTGCGTGGGTTTATGTCTCAAACGAGTGCAGAGTTAAGGAGCTTTTGCTTGGTCTTCTTAAGCAATTGTTGCCAAATTTTCAACAACAACGTAGCGGCAACAAGAAGGGTAAGAAAAGCGTCGAAGACGTTAACAACCTGAGTGAGGAGCAGCTGAAGAAACAGGTGTTGAAATGCTTGGAGAAAAAAAGGTATCTTGTGGTGATAGATGACTTGTGGAAAAGGTGGGATTGGGATGAGGTGCAACATGCTTTTCCAGACAACAACAGAGGCAGCAGAATATTGATAACTAGTCGTTTGAAAGAGGTGGCCTTGCATGCTGGTGATGATGTTCCTCACAATCTTCAGTTCTTGAGTAAAGAAGAAAGTTGGGAGTTGTTTTGCAGGAAAGTGTTTAAGGGTGAAAACTGCCCTTCTGATTTGGAGACCTTAGGAAAGCAGATGGTTCAAAGTTGTCGTGGTTTGCCGCTCTCCGTCATTGTTTTAGCAGGACTGCTAGccaagaaagaaaaatcacatAGAGAATGGTCTAAAGTGGTAGGTCATGTTAATTGGTATCTGACTCGAGATGAGACCCAAGTGAAGGATATAGTTCTCAAACTCAGCTACGACAACTTGCCAAGAGCATTAAAACCATGTTTTCTCTATCTTGGGCTATTTCCTGAAGATTTTGAAATACCTGTTATGTCATTATTGCGACAATGGGTTGCGGAGGGTTTTATACAAGATACAGGAAATAGAGACCCAGATGATGTTGCGGAAGACTACTTGTACGAGCTCATCGATCGCAGTTTGGTCCAGGTACCAAGAGTGGACTGGAAAGGAGATTTGGAGAAGTTTCAAGTTCATGATCTTCTTCGAGATCTTTGCATATCAGAGAGCAAAGAGGAGAAAGTGTTTGAAGTTTGCACAGACAATAACATTCTAATCCCTACCAAACCTCGCAGACTGTCCATTCACAGTAACATGGGTCACTACATTTCTTCAAGCAACAATGACCATTCATGTATTCGTTCCTTGTTTCTCTTTGGGCCACAGTATGATGCTGGTGGGAGAGAGTGGAAATGGCTTTTGGACGAGTGCAAATTGGTTCGAGTGTTAGAGTTTGGATCTAACTGTTGCCATAAGATCCCTTCCAATTTAGAGAACTTCATCCACTTAAG GAGGATCTATCGAATTGCGAGGAAGATGTTCAGAATTAGATGA